Within the Planctomycetia bacterium genome, the region TTGATTGACGTGGGCTTAGTCGACGCGAGTTGGCCGGCGCATTTCGAACCTGAGTTGGCGCAAAGACTGCAATCGTTGTTGGATACGCCTGGCGGATAGTTCACTACTGGTTCGGCGGTTGTGCATCGCCGAGTTCATGACACACGAGGAACGAGCATGATACCCGAGCCGCTGATTTGCGTGCACGATGTCGAGGCCAGCAGTCGTTGGTATCAATACGTTTTCGGTTGCCAGAGCGATCATGGCGGCCGGGAATATGAGCGGCTGGTCAAGAATGGGCAGCTTGTCATGCAGTTGCATCGCTTCGACGTGGCGCACGATCACGGGCCGATTGGCGACGTCGACGACCGGCCCTATGGCAATGGCGTGCTGCTCTGGTTCGAGGTCGAAGACTTCGAAGCGGCGCATGCCCGGGCCATGGAATTGGGCGTCGAAGTCGTGCTGCCGCGCCATCGCAATCCGCCGGACGGTCGCGGCGG harbors:
- a CDS encoding VOC family protein, encoding MIPEPLICVHDVEASSRWYQYVFGCQSDHGGREYERLVKNGQLVMQLHRFDVAHDHGPIGDVDDRPYGNGVLLWFEVEDFEAAHARAMELGVEVVLPRHRNPPDGRGGPNHWELWFRDPDGYTVVMAGPYDSAGPPDAE